TGCGCCGGTCAGTTCCCAGTTGGTGAAATGCGCGGTCAGGCCGACGATGCCCTTGCCCTCCTTGAGGGCGGAGTCCACATGCTCGCGGCCTTCGATCTCCACCAACCGGTCGATCGACCCGTCGGTAAAGTCGGCCACGCGGGAGAATTCAACGGCCAGCCGGCCGAGATTGCGCCAGACCTCCCGGGCAATGTGCGCGCGCTCGGCCTCAGACTTTTCGGGAAACGACAGGGCCAGATTGTGCAGGACGAGATCGCGCCGTTTGGTGATGATGTGCGCGATGCCCAGACTGAGCTGTTCGCCCAGCCCGATGGCCCATGAGCGTGGCAACACCTGGAACAGCAGATCGGCGAAACGGACAAGGGCATACTCAAAGGCATGTTTCATTGTACGAGCGTACCTACTCCCTGCGGGGCGGCCGGTAAAGCGGGTCGATTGCCCGAGGGCCAAGAATATGTGAGTCTAAGGGCTTCCGCAATCGTAAAGATCGCATGCCGACCTACGGCATTGAGGTGGTAGAGAAACAGGAGAGGGAACAGGTAGACTGACTCCCAGCGACTCTGTAGGTAGGGGATCTTCAATATGAATGTTTCTGCTCCATCACCCATATTTGTCCGATTCATCGTCCTGGCGGTCATCTCATCGTGGATCATGGTTTCCGGCTGCAAGCAGGACGCCGGTTCAGCGCCGGCGCCGCCGGTGGCTCAGGTCGAGGTCATCACCGTGATGACACAAACCATTCCCGATGAGCCGGAATTCATCGGCCAGGCGGAAGCCTCCCGCCCGGTCGAGATCCGCTCTCAGGTTACCGGCTTGCTCAAAGCGGTGCTCTACCCCGAAGGTCGGGACGTTAAAAAAGGGAGTCGGCTGTATCAGATCGATCCGGTGCCGTTCCAGGCTGCTGCCGCCAGCGCGAAGGCGAAGATTGCCCAGGCGGAAGCTAAGCTGGTGCAGGCCAAGCAGGATCTGGAACGAGTAAAGCCGCTGCTTGCCGAACAAGCCGTGAGCCAGAAGGATGTCGATGATGCCGTGGCGCAAGAGCTTTCTGCGAAAGCCGCCCTCCAGGGGGCCAAGGCGGATCTCATCAAGTCCCAATTCGATTTGGACAACACGCTCATCACGGCGCCTATCAGCGGACTGATTGAGCGGAGCCGTTACTACGAGGGACGGCTCGTGTCGGCGCAAACCGATTTGCTGACGGTGGTCCATCGCGTCGATCCGATGTTTGTAGTCGTGAATGTGCCGGAAAGCTTTATTCTGAAGCGGCGGCGCGACATCGAGTCGAAGAAAATTCACCATCCGGGCGTCTATCAATTGCGGGGCCGCCTCACAATGATGGATGACACGGCCTATCCGCATGAAGGCGTGCTGGATCTGCTTGAGCCGGGGTTGCGAAGCGAGACCGGCTCCCGCCAGACCCGGATCACCTTTCCCAATCCGGATCGTTCCCTGCTGCCAGGGCAGTTCGTAAAGGTTCGCTTTACGGGAGACACGAAGACAGATGCCATCCTGATCCCGCAACGAGCCGTGCTGCAGGGGCCACAAGGGCCCTTCGTGTATGTGGTTGGTCCGGATGAGAAGGTCCAGATCCGCGACGTCGTCGCTTCCACGTGGAAGGGCGATCAATGGATGATCGACGGCGGGTTGAAAGCCGGAGACCGTGTTGTGGTCAACGGGTTGATGACCATCGGTCCGGGCGCTCCGGTGAAGGCCGTGCCGTGGAAATCGACGGCGGTGCCGGCGGCGGATCCCGTGCCCCCCACTCCCAAGCAAGGATAGATTGTGACGTCGCACGTCTTTATCGACCGGCCGATTCTCGCGTCGGTGGTCTCCATCATCATTGTCGTGATGGGCCTCCTCGCCCTGCAGTTCCTGCCGGTCGCGCAGTTTCCTGAAATCACGCCGCCGGTCGTCCAGATCGATGCCGACTATCCGGGTGCCAGCGCGGAAGTCGCCGCCGAGGCGGTGGCCAGGCCGATCGAAGTGACGCTTCCCGGCATCGACAATCTGCTCTATTTCGAGTCGACCAGCAGCAACGACGGGCATGTGACCATCAAGCTGACGTTCGAGATCGGGACGGATCCCGACATCGCCCAGGTGCAAACTCAGAACCGTG
This portion of the Nitrospira sp. genome encodes:
- a CDS encoding efflux RND transporter periplasmic adaptor subunit; the protein is MNVSAPSPIFVRFIVLAVISSWIMVSGCKQDAGSAPAPPVAQVEVITVMTQTIPDEPEFIGQAEASRPVEIRSQVTGLLKAVLYPEGRDVKKGSRLYQIDPVPFQAAAASAKAKIAQAEAKLVQAKQDLERVKPLLAEQAVSQKDVDDAVAQELSAKAALQGAKADLIKSQFDLDNTLITAPISGLIERSRYYEGRLVSAQTDLLTVVHRVDPMFVVVNVPESFILKRRRDIESKKIHHPGVYQLRGRLTMMDDTAYPHEGVLDLLEPGLRSETGSRQTRITFPNPDRSLLPGQFVKVRFTGDTKTDAILIPQRAVLQGPQGPFVYVVGPDEKVQIRDVVASTWKGDQWMIDGGLKAGDRVVVNGLMTIGPGAPVKAVPWKSTAVPAADPVPPTPKQG